The Micromonospora sp. NBC_01740 genome includes a window with the following:
- a CDS encoding DUF6202 family protein gives MTTALDLTDLRVQADATIDRLIDEAGLTRRNNRFFAGAKEATSVSPAGALRIAEKWQRTTQAFMFTTISSLGAHGRRLARDYTVSREVLGAYQMAYRVIGDDLDNRAAAFAEVAPEGVDGVHYLWWADTICAPLRSALGSADAPAESAALTRILDVMDSMAAEELGGAVQLRVVETIALDIAVAFRRLYGKVTVDGRQVLPEQRDYAWIDSHIRAETGHAASVSDDEAGMSHLVSTPAEAEHFVALAESYVPAWADLLDDFARDLS, from the coding sequence ATGACCACCGCACTCGACCTGACCGACCTCCGTGTGCAGGCCGACGCCACCATCGATCGACTGATCGACGAGGCAGGCCTCACCCGACGCAACAACCGGTTCTTCGCGGGCGCGAAGGAGGCCACCTCGGTGAGCCCCGCCGGTGCGCTGCGCATCGCGGAGAAGTGGCAGCGGACCACTCAGGCGTTCATGTTCACCACCATCTCCAGCCTCGGTGCCCACGGGCGACGCCTGGCTCGCGACTACACAGTGAGTCGAGAGGTACTCGGAGCGTATCAGATGGCGTACCGAGTCATCGGGGACGATCTGGACAATCGGGCGGCGGCCTTCGCGGAGGTCGCGCCGGAGGGTGTGGACGGTGTCCACTACCTGTGGTGGGCGGACACGATCTGCGCGCCGCTGCGCTCGGCCCTGGGCAGCGCGGACGCGCCCGCCGAATCCGCCGCGCTGACCCGCATCCTCGACGTCATGGACTCCATGGCGGCCGAGGAGCTGGGTGGCGCGGTCCAGCTCCGTGTCGTGGAGACCATCGCCCTCGACATCGCGGTCGCGTTCCGGCGCCTGTACGGCAAGGTCACCGTGGATGGTCGCCAGGTCCTTCCCGAGCAGCGCGACTACGCCTGGATCGACTCGCACATCCGGGCGGAGACGGGCCACGCCGCGTCCGTCAGCGACGACGAGGCCGGTATGAGTCACCTGGTCTCCACCCCGGCCGAGGCGGAGCACTTCGTCGCGCTCGCGGAGTCGTACGTCCCGGCGTGGGCGGACCTGCTGGACGACTTCGCCCGGGACCTGTCGTAG
- a CDS encoding IucA/IucC family C-terminal-domain containing protein has translation MPKRDTAAAPLAPVTAAMRAMFGTDDVPGLAPGLLVHDEFGWRPATTLVDGTLLPEFLRSASSRWGGTPHACAALAWKSYSYWTALPVALGWASARRVPLLDPADVLIHFEDHRPLLTMGLRRSTTVAVLPSDPLALAGLPEVRVVADEAELLQVLRASLLDAHLAPMVAAIQAEVRIGARTLLGSVASGIAHGVLRAADGLPGSSVETIETLLGALDLADLVELVPGPNGEPTVQRRTCCLAFTLPKPKICQGCCVRQS, from the coding sequence ATGCCGAAGCGCGACACCGCCGCCGCGCCGCTGGCCCCGGTCACCGCCGCCATGCGCGCGATGTTCGGCACCGACGACGTGCCCGGTCTCGCGCCCGGCCTGCTGGTGCACGACGAGTTCGGCTGGCGCCCGGCGACCACCCTGGTCGACGGCACCCTCCTGCCGGAGTTCCTGCGCTCGGCCAGCTCGCGCTGGGGCGGCACCCCGCACGCCTGCGCCGCGCTGGCCTGGAAGTCGTACAGCTACTGGACGGCGCTGCCCGTGGCGCTCGGCTGGGCCTCGGCCCGACGGGTGCCGCTGCTCGACCCGGCCGACGTGCTGATCCACTTCGAGGACCACCGACCGCTGCTCACCATGGGCCTGCGCCGCTCGACCACGGTCGCGGTGCTGCCGAGCGACCCGCTGGCGCTCGCCGGGCTGCCCGAGGTGCGGGTCGTCGCGGACGAGGCGGAACTGCTCCAGGTGCTCCGGGCCTCGCTGCTCGACGCCCACCTGGCCCCGATGGTCGCCGCGATCCAGGCCGAGGTCCGGATCGGCGCGCGCACCCTGCTCGGGTCGGTGGCCTCGGGCATCGCCCACGGCGTCCTCCGGGCCGCCGACGGCCTGCCCGGCTCATCGGTCGAGACGATCGAGACGCTGCTCGGCGCGCTCGACCTCGCCGACCTGGTGGAGCTGGTCCCGGGCCCCAACGGCGAGCCGACCGTGCAGCGGCGCACCTGCTGCCTCGCCTTCACCCTCCCCAAGCCCAAGATCTGCCAGGGCTGCTGCGTCCGCCAGTCCTGA
- a CDS encoding globin domain-containing protein, translated as MDDFARLLKESWTLVEEHRERLSGHFYARLFLLDPELRKLFPVEMTGQGDRILEAIVTAAQTVGDPESFDEYLRSLGRDHRKYHVEAAHYETMGVALLDALRSIAGDGWNLEYDQAWRDAYAAITEKMLAGAAADDNPPFWHAEVLTHERYGRDTAVLTCRALQHPLPWRAGQYVSVEVPRHLPRVWRTYSVANAPNDDNLLEFHVRTPEGAGWVSGALVRRVKPGDLLRVAAPMGSMTLDRSSERDILCVAGGVGLAPIKALVEELAGYNRTRWVHVFYGARTAADLYGLAGLQELVAAHPWLSVTPACSEDPDFDGELGDIPDVVSRYGPWTAHDCYVSGSARMVRAALRVLAEDGVPPENTRYDTFGNL; from the coding sequence GTGGACGACTTCGCAAGGCTGCTGAAGGAGAGCTGGACCCTGGTCGAGGAGCACCGGGAGCGGCTGAGCGGTCACTTCTACGCCCGGCTCTTCCTGCTCGACCCCGAGCTGCGCAAGCTCTTCCCGGTGGAGATGACCGGGCAGGGCGACCGGATCCTGGAGGCGATCGTCACCGCCGCCCAGACGGTCGGCGACCCGGAGAGCTTCGACGAGTACCTGCGCTCGCTGGGCCGGGACCACCGCAAGTACCACGTCGAGGCGGCGCACTACGAGACCATGGGCGTCGCGCTGCTGGACGCGCTGCGCAGCATCGCCGGCGACGGCTGGAACCTGGAGTACGACCAGGCGTGGCGGGACGCGTACGCGGCGATCACGGAGAAGATGCTGGCCGGGGCGGCGGCCGACGACAACCCGCCGTTCTGGCACGCGGAGGTGCTGACCCACGAGCGGTACGGCAGGGACACGGCGGTGCTGACCTGTCGGGCGTTGCAGCATCCGCTGCCGTGGCGGGCCGGCCAGTACGTCAGCGTGGAGGTGCCCCGCCACCTTCCCCGGGTGTGGCGCACCTACTCGGTGGCGAACGCCCCGAACGACGACAACCTGCTGGAGTTCCACGTTCGTACGCCGGAGGGCGCCGGCTGGGTGTCCGGGGCGCTGGTCCGCCGGGTCAAGCCCGGCGACCTGCTCCGGGTGGCGGCGCCGATGGGGTCGATGACGCTGGACCGCTCCTCGGAGCGGGACATCCTCTGCGTGGCGGGCGGCGTCGGCCTGGCTCCGATCAAGGCGCTGGTGGAGGAGTTGGCCGGCTACAACCGGACCCGCTGGGTGCACGTCTTCTACGGCGCCCGTACGGCGGCGGACCTGTACGGCCTGGCCGGGCTCCAGGAGTTGGTGGCCGCGCACCCGTGGCTGTCGGTCACTCCGGCGTGCAGCGAGGATCCCGACTTCGACGGCGAGCTGGGTGACATCCCCGACGTGGTCAGCCGGTACGGCCCGTGGACGGCGCACGACTGTTACGTCTCCGGTTCCGCCCGCATGGTCCGGGCCGCCCTCCGGGTGCTCGCCGAGGACGGCGTCCCGCCGGAGAACACCCGCTACGACACCTTCGGCAACCTCTAG
- a CDS encoding CPBP family intramembrane glutamic endopeptidase, whose protein sequence is MTVELQRPATRRMLGTETLLVLGLSLGQSAVYATVSIVAKLTADGPLSKQTAALNTSVSPRPWLDLTYQLLGIVFALLPVLLAVHLLARDPGDPARTLGLDARRPGQDLARGAGLAALIGLPGLALFWAAAQLGVNATLVPAALPDLWWTVPVLILAAVQNSVLEEVIVVGYLTTRLRQLQWRVGAIVATSALLRGSYHLYQGFGAFLGNVVMGVVFSLFYLRTRRVMPLVVAHTLLDIVAFLGYALLPKEWFDWL, encoded by the coding sequence GTGACCGTTGAGCTGCAACGCCCGGCGACCCGCCGGATGCTCGGCACCGAGACGCTGCTCGTGCTCGGCCTCTCGCTCGGCCAGTCCGCCGTCTACGCGACGGTGTCGATCGTGGCGAAGCTGACCGCCGACGGGCCGCTGTCGAAGCAGACCGCCGCGCTCAACACGTCGGTGTCACCCCGGCCGTGGCTGGACCTGACGTACCAGCTGCTCGGGATCGTCTTCGCGCTGCTGCCGGTGCTGCTCGCCGTACACCTGCTGGCGCGGGACCCCGGCGATCCGGCGCGGACGCTCGGCCTGGACGCCCGGCGGCCCGGTCAGGACCTGGCCCGCGGCGCCGGCCTGGCCGCGCTGATCGGCCTGCCCGGCCTGGCGCTGTTCTGGGCGGCGGCCCAGCTCGGCGTCAACGCCACCCTGGTGCCGGCCGCGCTGCCCGACCTCTGGTGGACGGTGCCGGTGCTGATCCTCGCCGCCGTGCAGAACTCGGTGCTGGAGGAGGTGATCGTCGTCGGCTACCTGACGACCCGGCTGCGCCAGCTCCAGTGGCGGGTCGGCGCGATCGTGGCGACGAGCGCCCTGCTGCGCGGCTCGTACCACCTCTACCAGGGCTTCGGCGCCTTCCTCGGCAACGTGGTGATGGGCGTCGTGTTCAGCCTCTTCTACCTGCGCACCCGCCGGGTCATGCCGCTGGTCGTCGCGCACACGCTGCTCGACATCGTCGCCTTCCTCGGCTACGCCCTGCTGCCGAAGGAATGGTTCGACTGGCTCTGA
- a CDS encoding class I SAM-dependent methyltransferase encodes MAEITGDQRVQSEVLEGLATAVNHRRWFVELALPYLGDNPIEIGSGLGDYALEWAEHLPRFTATEADPDRLVLLKERLADQPHIEVRQMLLPHPDRGDYSAAVSYNVLEHIEDHVGALRSMRDLVRPGGNVIIIVPAFQFAMSPADIATGHVRRYTKKTLAAAMTAAGLTVEKIHYANALGLIGYFMATKVFRLMPKEGPMVKVYDTLVLPATKAAEQRVLPPFGQSVFAVARVPS; translated from the coding sequence ATGGCAGAAATCACTGGGGATCAGCGCGTGCAGTCCGAGGTCCTGGAGGGTCTCGCGACGGCGGTCAACCACCGTCGCTGGTTCGTCGAGCTGGCCCTGCCGTACCTCGGTGACAACCCGATCGAGATCGGCAGCGGGCTCGGCGACTACGCGCTGGAGTGGGCGGAGCACCTGCCGCGCTTCACCGCCACCGAGGCCGACCCGGACCGGCTCGTCCTGCTGAAGGAGCGGCTGGCCGACCAGCCCCACATCGAGGTCCGGCAGATGCTGCTGCCGCACCCCGACCGGGGCGACTACAGCGCCGCCGTGTCGTACAACGTGCTGGAGCACATCGAGGACCACGTGGGCGCGCTGCGCAGCATGCGCGACCTGGTCCGGCCGGGCGGCAACGTCATCATCATCGTGCCCGCCTTCCAGTTCGCGATGAGCCCGGCGGACATCGCCACCGGCCACGTGCGGCGCTACACGAAGAAGACCCTGGCCGCCGCGATGACCGCCGCCGGCCTGACGGTGGAGAAGATCCACTACGCGAACGCGCTCGGCCTGATCGGCTACTTCATGGCGACCAAGGTCTTCCGGCTGATGCCGAAGGAGGGCCCGATGGTCAAGGTCTACGACACCCTCGTGCTCCCCGCCACCAAGGCGGCGGAACAGCGCGTCCTCCCCCCGTTCGGCCAGTCGGTCTTCGCGGTAGCCCGGGTCCCCTCCTGA
- a CDS encoding FAD-dependent oxidoreductase: protein MKRTELHIVIGGGIAGCLTAIMRSRAGYRVLLLERAEARSPEAHPICTGASNIVSENHSGAEYPFDPQSARDCFDGRLVNERFFPDLVFGGKDHSRVIASQAMQDSGTDIIGQCRENMRVIQDRYAQLCAEDPANSLFGAPEQVCREIPAPDGVADVGAAFVTPQRGINPVVVTALLDQELRRSGVEVRGGADVTGVSRRSDGTYEVEYVEDGARQTIVGDQVALCAATETPAIARRLNPSLALPPIYMALRQILFVELPERTTKNYTCLKLEDEYGGMFSPFSQDTALVYYPPAAHIAVHRVDPTTYALPDDFRHFLRNGHPEAAERAQLALRQLSQWYPEVRGAEVVSAHLKVAINTTDSSRLRRNAGVLDVAPGCTATVLLKWTMCVVNAQRDLEAALRHSIATGNADRDEYAELVARGTVPIAPPTDVPAWQRRLGIFARNMGVPERLAAPFVDADEPDSGLARAVPSLASS from the coding sequence GTGAAGCGAACCGAGCTGCACATCGTGATCGGCGGAGGTATCGCGGGCTGCCTGACCGCGATCATGCGTAGCCGCGCGGGATACCGGGTCCTTCTGCTGGAGCGGGCCGAGGCCCGCTCGCCCGAGGCCCACCCGATCTGCACGGGGGCCAGCAACATCGTCAGCGAGAACCACAGCGGTGCCGAGTATCCGTTCGATCCGCAGAGCGCCCGGGACTGCTTCGACGGGCGCCTGGTCAACGAACGCTTCTTCCCCGACCTCGTCTTCGGTGGCAAGGACCACAGCCGGGTCATCGCCTCCCAGGCCATGCAGGACAGCGGCACCGACATCATCGGCCAGTGCCGGGAGAACATGCGGGTCATCCAGGACCGTTACGCGCAGCTCTGCGCCGAGGACCCGGCCAACTCGTTGTTCGGCGCGCCGGAGCAGGTCTGCCGCGAGATCCCCGCGCCGGACGGGGTCGCCGACGTCGGCGCCGCCTTCGTCACTCCGCAACGGGGCATCAACCCGGTCGTGGTCACCGCGCTGCTCGACCAGGAGCTGCGCCGCAGCGGCGTCGAGGTACGCGGTGGCGCCGACGTGACCGGGGTGAGCCGCCGCTCCGACGGCACCTACGAGGTGGAGTACGTCGAGGACGGCGCGCGGCAGACGATCGTCGGCGACCAGGTCGCCCTCTGTGCCGCCACCGAGACCCCGGCGATCGCGCGCCGTCTCAACCCGTCGCTCGCGCTGCCCCCCATCTACATGGCGCTGCGCCAGATCCTCTTCGTCGAGCTGCCCGAGCGCACCACGAAGAACTACACGTGCCTGAAGCTCGAGGACGAGTACGGCGGCATGTTCAGTCCCTTCAGCCAGGACACCGCGCTCGTCTACTACCCGCCGGCGGCGCACATCGCGGTGCACCGCGTCGACCCGACGACCTACGCGCTGCCCGACGACTTCCGGCACTTCCTGCGCAACGGTCACCCCGAGGCGGCCGAGCGCGCTCAGCTGGCGCTCCGTCAGCTCAGCCAGTGGTATCCGGAGGTGCGCGGCGCGGAGGTGGTGTCCGCCCACCTCAAGGTGGCGATCAACACCACCGACTCGTCGCGGCTGCGGCGCAACGCCGGGGTGCTCGACGTCGCACCCGGTTGCACCGCGACCGTCCTGCTCAAGTGGACGATGTGCGTCGTCAACGCCCAGCGCGACCTGGAGGCGGCCCTCCGGCACTCGATCGCCACCGGCAACGCGGATCGCGACGAGTACGCCGAGCTGGTCGCCCGCGGCACCGTGCCGATCGCGCCACCGACCGATGTGCCCGCCTGGCAGCGCCGGCTCGGGATCTTCGCGCGCAACATGGGGGTGCCGGAGCGACTGGCGGCGCCGTTCGTGGACGCCGACGAGCCGGACAGCGGTCTGGCCCGCGCCGTACCGTCGCTCGCGTCGAGTTGA
- a CDS encoding peptide deformylase: MMTSPLDRAADSFAAEIARHRTGRGLSKKQLATLMGFDPSYVSHVEGRRHRPTEDFARRAEAVLEAGGAIWQRFKEYDELRHARAERAHRDPPVPGQWMPPGTGLIVERELATLTHLGDAYRCVIRRELYNAGTEPVTRYLVRIAVDRYPNDPGRSNLHHREHPLTFAELRLRAYREDGDEREAMHWRAKHDRDAFKELWLLFENADRRFPLYPGDRTTIEYAYCVGHDKWGPWFQRAVRLPTRQMAVRLDLPAAVDPQVWGAETSLSAEEGPLRTPVTRREDADRVIFDWATEDPPLNARYRLQWRFRGRPDAEPEEAGRIRPSDRMRGIGIVQRGADLLRQPARPFDLPREEREARDVADRLAATLVRLDELHPFRKGVGIAAPQLGLGRAVAVVRPPDRSADPVVLLNPRVVDASPDSDEQYEGCLSFFDHRGLVPRPLRLDVEHAQYDGSRIITSFEFGMARLVAHEIDHLEGRLYVDRMAPGVPLVPVEEYRETGRPWRY; this comes from the coding sequence CTGATGACCTCACCGCTCGATCGGGCTGCCGACTCCTTCGCCGCCGAGATCGCCCGGCACCGCACGGGGCGGGGGCTGTCCAAGAAGCAGCTCGCCACCCTGATGGGCTTCGACCCGTCGTATGTCAGCCACGTCGAGGGGCGCCGGCACCGCCCCACCGAGGACTTCGCGCGCCGCGCCGAGGCCGTACTGGAGGCCGGCGGCGCGATCTGGCAGCGCTTCAAGGAGTACGACGAGCTGCGGCACGCCCGGGCCGAGCGGGCACACCGGGACCCACCCGTCCCTGGGCAGTGGATGCCGCCCGGCACCGGACTGATCGTCGAGCGGGAACTCGCCACCCTCACCCACCTCGGCGACGCCTACCGCTGCGTCATCCGGCGCGAGCTGTACAACGCCGGCACCGAGCCGGTCACCCGCTACCTGGTGCGGATCGCCGTCGACCGCTACCCCAACGACCCGGGGCGCTCCAACCTGCACCACCGCGAACACCCGCTGACCTTCGCCGAGCTGCGGCTGCGGGCGTACCGGGAGGACGGGGACGAGCGGGAGGCGATGCACTGGCGGGCCAAGCACGACCGCGACGCCTTCAAGGAGCTGTGGCTGCTCTTCGAGAACGCCGACCGGCGCTTCCCCCTCTACCCGGGGGACCGGACCACCATCGAGTACGCGTACTGCGTCGGGCACGACAAGTGGGGCCCCTGGTTCCAGCGGGCGGTCCGGCTGCCCACCCGGCAGATGGCCGTACGCCTGGACCTCCCGGCCGCGGTCGACCCGCAGGTGTGGGGCGCGGAGACCTCGCTCTCGGCGGAGGAGGGCCCGCTGCGCACGCCTGTGACCAGGCGCGAGGACGCCGACCGGGTGATCTTCGACTGGGCGACCGAGGACCCGCCGCTCAACGCGCGGTACCGGTTGCAGTGGCGGTTCCGCGGCCGGCCCGACGCCGAGCCCGAGGAAGCCGGGCGGATCCGGCCCAGCGACCGGATGCGCGGCATCGGCATCGTGCAGCGCGGCGCCGACCTGCTCCGCCAACCGGCCCGGCCGTTCGACCTGCCCCGCGAGGAACGGGAGGCCCGGGACGTCGCCGACCGCCTCGCGGCGACCCTGGTCCGCCTCGACGAGCTGCACCCGTTCCGCAAGGGGGTGGGCATCGCCGCCCCGCAGCTCGGCCTCGGCCGGGCGGTGGCGGTGGTCCGGCCCCCCGACCGGTCGGCCGACCCCGTCGTGCTGCTCAACCCCCGCGTCGTCGACGCCTCTCCCGACAGCGACGAGCAGTACGAGGGGTGCCTCTCCTTCTTCGACCACCGTGGCCTCGTGCCCAGGCCGCTCCGGCTCGACGTGGAGCACGCCCAGTACGACGGCAGCCGGATCATCACCTCGTTCGAGTTCGGCATGGCCCGGCTCGTCGCCCACGAGATCGACCACCTGGAGGGGCGGCTCTACGTCGACCGGATGGCGCCGGGGGTGCCGCTGGTGCCGGTCGAGGAGTACCGCGAGACCGGCCGGCCCTGGCGCTACTGA
- a CDS encoding YbhB/YbcL family Raf kinase inhibitor-like protein: MTLERPIAPDPYELLPTVASFTLTSDDVQNGEPMDAAYAHGSVGGDNISPQLAWSGFPAETKGFVVTCLDPDAPTGSGFWHWVLVNLPADVTRLPRGAAGDDLGGAFTVRNDYGDRGYGGAAPPAGDRPHRYVFAVHALDVERLDVTPAATPAVVGFNLAFHTLARAVIRPTYQVKE, encoded by the coding sequence ATGACCCTGGAACGACCGATCGCCCCGGACCCGTACGAGCTGCTGCCGACCGTTGCGTCGTTCACGCTGACCAGTGACGACGTGCAGAACGGCGAGCCGATGGACGCCGCGTACGCCCACGGCAGCGTCGGGGGCGACAACATCTCGCCGCAGCTCGCCTGGTCCGGCTTCCCGGCCGAGACCAAGGGCTTCGTGGTGACCTGCCTCGACCCGGACGCGCCGACGGGCAGCGGCTTCTGGCACTGGGTCCTGGTCAACCTGCCGGCCGACGTGACGCGGCTGCCGCGCGGCGCGGCCGGCGACGACCTCGGCGGCGCCTTCACGGTCCGCAACGACTACGGCGACCGGGGCTACGGCGGCGCCGCCCCACCGGCAGGCGACCGGCCGCACCGCTACGTGTTCGCGGTGCACGCCCTGGACGTGGAGCGCCTCGACGTCACCCCTGCCGCGACCCCCGCCGTGGTCGGCTTCAACCTGGCCTTCCACACCCTGGCCCGCGCCGTGATCCGCCCCACCTACCAGGTCAAGGAGTAA
- a CDS encoding FAD-binding oxidoreductase, translated as MSGSPLVNDLRAALGDAVLTDPDLLRMHRKDEADLCEAGTPLVVVRPRRTADVVEAVTIAGRYGVPVVPQGARTGLAGAANAVDGAVVISMVAMDAVLEIDPVSRIAVVQPGVVNAALSAEVAKQGLWYPPDPGSWEMSTIGGNVSTNAGGMCCVKYGVTTEYVLGLEVVLASGEVLRTGRRTAKGVAGYDLTRLFVGSEGTLGVITEVTVALRPAPAESLTMVAVFPTTAAAGRAVARIAEHGLTPSLLELIDRTYLRAIEAYRPMGLRTDVEALLLASADTGPQAAGDLARLAELCEAAGADEIHTATDAVEAAALLQARRLGHAAMEKFARESFPAGNGGMVIDDVAVPRAALAALLDGVARIAAECDVTIGVVGHAGDGNMHPNIVVDRADPASLERGRRAFDEIMRLGLELGGTCTGEHGVGLLKRDWLAREIGPVSLRVHQAIKAALDPAGLLNPGKVF; from the coding sequence ATGTCTGGTTCCCCCCTCGTCAACGACCTGCGTGCGGCGCTCGGCGACGCCGTGCTGACCGACCCCGACCTGCTCCGGATGCACCGCAAGGACGAGGCCGATCTGTGCGAGGCCGGCACCCCGCTGGTCGTCGTCCGTCCACGTCGCACGGCCGATGTGGTCGAGGCGGTGACGATCGCCGGGCGGTACGGCGTGCCGGTGGTGCCGCAGGGGGCGCGTACTGGGCTGGCGGGCGCGGCGAACGCGGTTGACGGCGCGGTGGTGATCAGCATGGTCGCGATGGACGCGGTGCTGGAGATCGACCCGGTCAGCCGGATCGCCGTGGTGCAGCCCGGGGTGGTCAATGCGGCGTTGTCGGCGGAGGTGGCGAAACAGGGGTTGTGGTATCCGCCGGATCCGGGATCGTGGGAGATGTCGACGATCGGTGGGAACGTCTCCACCAACGCGGGTGGCATGTGCTGCGTCAAGTACGGCGTGACCACCGAGTACGTGTTGGGTCTGGAGGTCGTGTTGGCTTCCGGGGAGGTGTTGCGTACTGGTCGGCGTACCGCCAAGGGGGTGGCGGGGTACGACCTCACCCGGCTCTTCGTGGGTTCCGAGGGCACCCTCGGGGTGATCACGGAGGTGACTGTGGCGCTGCGGCCCGCGCCGGCGGAGTCGCTGACCATGGTGGCGGTCTTCCCGACCACCGCCGCCGCCGGTCGGGCGGTCGCCCGGATCGCTGAACACGGACTCACCCCCAGCCTGCTGGAACTGATCGACCGCACGTACCTGCGGGCGATCGAGGCGTACCGGCCGATGGGCCTGCGTACCGACGTCGAGGCGCTGCTGCTGGCGTCGGCGGACACCGGACCCCAGGCCGCCGGGGACCTGGCGCGGCTCGCCGAGCTGTGCGAGGCGGCCGGCGCCGACGAGATCCACACGGCCACCGACGCCGTGGAGGCGGCGGCCCTGTTGCAGGCCCGCCGGCTGGGGCACGCGGCGATGGAGAAGTTCGCCAGGGAGTCGTTCCCCGCCGGCAACGGTGGGATGGTGATCGACGACGTGGCGGTGCCCCGGGCGGCGTTGGCAGCGCTGCTCGACGGGGTGGCCCGGATCGCGGCGGAGTGCGACGTGACCATCGGCGTGGTCGGCCACGCCGGCGACGGCAACATGCACCCGAACATCGTGGTGGACCGGGCCGACCCGGCGAGCCTCGAACGCGGCCGGCGCGCGTTCGACGAGATCATGCGCCTCGGCCTCGAACTGGGCGGCACCTGCACCGGCGAGCACGGCGTGGGCCTGCTCAAGCGCGACTGGCTGGCCCGCGAGATCGGCCCGGTGAGCCTGCGGGTGCACCAGGCGATCAAGGCCGCCCTGGACCCGGCCGGCCTGCTCAACCCCGGCAAGGTCTTCTGA
- a CDS encoding ATP-grasp domain-containing protein: protein MPTIAIVDGYSTGSALSRALAERGVTCVHVRSGESLYDYYLKTFRPGDYAVDLGFVADEDRLVDRLRALGVDRVVAGTEPGVVLADTLNHLLGTPGNDIATVTARRDKSAMAATVAAAGLAVPAGRCFESVDQAVAWYATSLSGPAVVKPVDGAGTDNVRFCESLDEVRLACATVLASVNLYGVPNRRVLVQERLVGTEFYVNTVSYAGTHRVAEIWRYTKRPGPGGGPIYDYEEPVDRGSALARQLREFVFGVLDALGVRSSAAHTELMLTDRGPVLIEAGARLGGATLPDVVAKFCGVSQTFLQAQHLVDPASLDQFDDRTPGWAAAVRNVSLINPVPVAAQAGGWYARLSELPAAVAIAARCSPGAELPQTVDLFSSPGYLYLAAEDPAEVERSYEMLRRWERHGLYGS, encoded by the coding sequence GTGCCGACCATAGCCATCGTCGACGGATACTCCACAGGCAGCGCGCTGAGTCGGGCGCTGGCCGAGCGAGGGGTGACCTGCGTCCACGTACGCAGCGGCGAGTCCCTGTACGACTACTACCTGAAGACGTTCCGCCCCGGCGACTACGCGGTTGACCTCGGCTTCGTCGCCGACGAGGACCGCCTCGTCGACCGGCTGCGGGCGCTCGGCGTCGACCGGGTCGTCGCGGGCACCGAGCCGGGGGTGGTCCTCGCCGACACGCTCAACCACCTGCTCGGTACGCCCGGCAACGACATCGCCACGGTCACCGCGCGGCGCGACAAGTCGGCGATGGCGGCGACCGTGGCCGCCGCCGGTCTCGCCGTGCCCGCCGGCCGGTGCTTCGAGTCCGTGGACCAGGCGGTCGCCTGGTACGCGACCAGCCTGTCCGGCCCGGCCGTCGTCAAGCCCGTGGACGGCGCGGGCACCGACAACGTGCGGTTCTGCGAGAGTCTCGACGAGGTGCGCCTCGCCTGCGCGACGGTCCTGGCCTCGGTCAACCTGTACGGCGTACCCAATCGACGGGTGCTGGTCCAGGAGCGGCTCGTCGGGACCGAGTTCTACGTCAACACGGTCTCGTACGCGGGCACGCACCGGGTCGCCGAGATCTGGCGGTACACGAAACGGCCGGGTCCTGGCGGCGGTCCCATCTACGACTACGAGGAGCCGGTCGACCGGGGCTCGGCCCTGGCCCGGCAGCTCCGTGAGTTCGTCTTCGGGGTGCTCGACGCGCTCGGTGTCCGGTCCTCGGCGGCACACACCGAGCTCATGCTCACCGACCGGGGGCCGGTGCTGATCGAGGCCGGGGCCCGACTCGGGGGAGCGACCCTGCCCGACGTCGTGGCGAAGTTCTGCGGTGTGTCGCAGACCTTCCTACAGGCCCAGCACCTCGTCGATCCGGCGTCGCTCGACCAGTTCGACGACCGTACGCCGGGCTGGGCCGCCGCCGTCCGGAACGTGTCGCTGATCAACCCGGTCCCCGTCGCCGCGCAGGCGGGGGGCTGGTACGCCCGGCTGTCGGAGCTGCCGGCGGCCGTGGCGATCGCCGCGCGCTGCTCCCCCGGGGCCGAACTGCCGCAGACCGTCGACCTGTTCAGCTCGCCCGGCTACCTCTATCTCGCCGCGGAGGATCCGGCCGAGGTTGAGCGGAGCTACGAGATGTTGCGCCGCTGGGAACGGCACGGCCTGTACGGGAGCTGA